One genomic segment of Pseudonocardia sp. T1-2H includes these proteins:
- a CDS encoding recombinase family protein, with protein MSTGHLVGYARVSTKRQSLDQQIDALQRAGVSLDRIYTDKMSGKRDDRAGLAEMMRYVREGDTLVIVALDRLGRSLSGIIRTLAELTERGVMVKSLREGIDYSTPTGKMVAGIFASLAEYEHTLINERAEAAREAARDRGKHTGRPRALTSDQVRQARALRDAGESIAEIQKTLNCARSTLYRALNDTPPVEA; from the coding sequence ATGAGCACAGGGCATCTGGTCGGCTACGCACGCGTCAGCACGAAGCGTCAGAGTCTCGATCAGCAGATCGACGCGCTTCAGCGGGCGGGGGTGTCCCTCGATCGCATCTACACGGACAAGATGTCCGGCAAGCGGGATGACCGGGCCGGGCTCGCCGAGATGATGCGGTACGTGCGGGAGGGGGACACTCTCGTGATCGTCGCCCTGGACCGTCTCGGCCGTAGCCTCTCCGGGATCATCCGGACCCTGGCTGAACTCACCGAGCGTGGCGTCATGGTCAAGTCGCTCCGCGAGGGGATCGACTACTCGACCCCGACCGGCAAGATGGTCGCGGGGATCTTCGCCTCGCTCGCCGAGTACGAGCACACCCTGATCAACGAGCGGGCGGAAGCGGCTCGCGAGGCCGCACGCGACCGGGGAAAGCACACGGGTCGCCCCCGTGCCCTCACGAGCGACCAGGTCCGGCAGGCCCGTGCATTGCGGGACGCCGGGGAGTCGATCGCCGAGATTCAGAAGACGCTCAACTGTGCTCGGTCGACGCTCTACCGTGCCCTCAATGACACTCCGCCCGTGGAGGCGTGA